The genome window TAACTGGTGATGTAGCAGCAATGTTACAAGGAGGAAATCAAGTCAATTTTGGTGGAGGACTGGCATTAACCACAGGAGGAGAAACGTTTGGTGCAGGAGCTATAGCTGGAGGAGCAGTTGCGTTGCATGGTGCAGGAGTAGGTATAACAGCAGAATTAGATTTACTTAAACGAGGAGCAAGATTCCTTAGTATGTCAAATGATTTGAATGATAAAGGAAGTAGTGAGGGTAATTCCAATAGTAATTCTTCTGATTCCAAAGAACCTGCTCCTCTTAAACCAGAAGCAAAATACAATGGCAGTAAAAAACATGGTGTTAGTTGGAAAGAAGGATTAGCTACTGCTAAAAAAACAAATTTACCACAAGGTCAATGGAGTAAGTCTGATTTAGATTTTGCAGGAAAAAAAGCTGCTACTCTTAAAAGTGGCGAAGGAGGCTATTTCGAATTGCCATCTGGAAGTACATCAACAGTTAATATGCCCGATGGTAGCGTAAAAAAAGCTACAGATATTTGGGTAAGAAATAACGGAACAGGAACTTTTCATGGTTATCCATTAATAAAAGAATAAATTATGTCATTCAAAATACAAATAAGTAATCCAGAAGTATTAAATATTTTAGATGTTGACGTTTTAAGCATTGAAGATGCAATTGAAGCAATATTTCCACTTGAAACAGAGTATGCATTTATAGAGTGGAATTACATCTATATACCATTGTCTTATAAATATGATATTTCATTAATGATTAACGATTTTATAAAAATATACATTTTTTTAAATGATAAAAATTCTAATTATCTTGAAATTCATTGGTCTTCTAATACGTTTGCAAGCATCTGGATTCTATCTAAAGAATCAAATAATATTAATATCAAATCAAATTGGAATAATGTTTTAGGTCAATTAAAAAATTTATTAAATGAGAATAACGAAATATTAATAAATAATTATGATTTTAAAAGAGAAATAGGAGTTATGATAAAGTTTATAAAAAACTCTTTAGATGGTGTGGGCTATAATTCTTTAAATATTGAAGATTGGAATACTTTCCCGACGTTCTAGATATGCAATAAATATCTTTTTACGGCTAACGTAGAAAGCCCCTATGGATCGGATATATCAAATACAAAGTAAAGGCAGAAAACGCAATCGCTCGGATATGTAATAAATTTCTCGGTACGGATAGCGCTGAATTGCATTCCGTGCCCACACAGTTGAGCAAACAAAACAAGTTAAAAAGCTACATACTTGAAAAGGTGTAGCTTTTTTGTTTTAAAGAGAAATTGTTTTGTTAGATTTGTTTTAGTTGCCAATTGGAGCGGGCACAGAATGCAATTCTGCGCTATCAGCTACTCGTTGTACATATCCCGATCGCTCAGATATGCAATAAATGTCCTTTTACTGATAACAGAATTGCATTCTGTACCCACAAAGTTCAGCAGACAAAGCGTATAAAACAAAAAAGCAACTCATAACTATGTTGCTTTTGTTGTTTAAAATTATGACGATGACGCCTGCTATAATTGCAAAAATAATGCTGTCTTCAATCCATTAGGCTATTCCAATCAGTCGTTCCTTCTTCCGTTTCATACTCCACTGGTCAGTATAACAACTGTCAACTAATACGTTTAAGTTTTTTGATAGCAAACCGTTATTTTAATAAATAATTAGTCCTACCAAACGTACAAAATATTTTGTAAGATAATAAAAAAAAACTACCTTGCGAGTGTTTATAAAACAAAACAAATTTCCTTGAAAACAACTATTTTTCCTCGCTTAATTATATTCTTTTCTACCTTTATTCTAGTTTCTTTTACAGACCCTTATACCATAAAAAGAATTTCAGACAAAGATTTCAGATATGAATTTTATACTACCAATAAAAAAATAAATCCTAACGAAAATAAAACCTATTATTGGTTCAAAGGAGGATTAATTCACAGTTCTCAAGCAGGAATGGCCGGTGAACTGCTTCATGATAAATTTACAAAAATGTATCATAGCAATCAATTAGCAGAACAAGGTGAATTTAAAAATGGCCTTCGGGTGGGCGAATGGAAAACCTGGCACCCTAATGGTGTACTGTCTTCAACTCAAACCTGGAAAAGTGGTTTGCGTTCAGGAAAATATTTCAGTTATAATGAAAATGGTGTCATGGTTGAAAACGGCAAATACAGTTCGGATCTCAAAACCGGAAAATGGACTAATGCCGAAACTAAACAGATCATTACCTATAAAAAAGGCATAATTATAAAGAAAAGACCAAATTATACAAAATCTGAGAAATACTTACTGAAACAAGAAAGCATTAAATTAGAAAAAAACGAAATAGACCAAAAAGAATTAGAAATAGCTTCTGATGCTGTTAAACTTGCAGCTTATAAATCAAAAGCTAAAGAAGAAAAGGAAAAAGCTAAAGAAAAAGCCAAAAAGGACAAAGAAGCTGAAGCTTTAGTAAGAAAAGCCGAAAGAGAAAAACAGAAAGAAGTAAAGAAAAAATCCAAAAATGAGCCTAAAAAAGATTCAAAAATAGAAGCTTTCTTTAAAAAACTTTTTAAGAGAAAAAATAAAACTGCTAAATAATGGTAAAAGCTCACAGTTTACTGTATGCCATTTATATTTGTCTAATTGTATCCATCATTTGCGGAGCACTGTTATATTTTTCTAATCTATACAATCAGCTCAACCTTTATTACAACTTACAAGAGGAACTTTATATCCAGAATCAATCCGTTGTCAATTTCGCTTTAGGAAATAAAACGGTGCCATCTGAAATAGAAAAAGATGAAAATTCAGGTATTGAAGGCAGTTATGAAACAAAAAATCATGGGCTTTTAGCGCTGATTTTAGCGAAATCCTATATTGGAAACGATACGGTAGCTTCTGTACATTTTGTTGGTACACATACTACCGACAATACTGCAATTTATCTTTCTAATTTATCCAAATCTCTTTTTTATTCGGGAAAAGTAAAACTGATAGGCAATAATCAGTTACCAAGTACCTTTATTGAAACATCATATATCAACAACAGCCTAAATCAACTTGTTGCAGAAGGAAAAAGAAGTCTTTCGGAACCACAATTGCCCATAATCAATCCTAATTTTCAAAAAATATTCAAAGGAATATCATCAGAGAAAATCAAATTATCTGATGTAGAAAGACCGATGGATTCTTTGTATTACAATTCTTTTTTTAATCCCACCAAAGAAATACAGGTAAAATCGAATTTGGCCAATATTATTTTCAAAGGCAATTTTATCTTACGATCAGAAGATTCAATTCGGGTTAAAAAAAACACAGTCCTTGAAGATGTTATTTTAATAGCACCAAAAATAACTTTTGAAGAAGGTTTTAAAGGAACCGTACAGGCATTTGCAACAAAAGAAATAGAAATAGAACAAAAAGTAACGCTAAACTACCCTTCCGTTATTTGTCTATATAATGAAACACCCGAAGTAAGCAAAATAAAAATAAAGAAAGAATCTCAAATAACTGGAGCTGTCATTCTATTTGGAAGTTCAATAGAAATGATTGACAAAAACAGTATTGAAATAGATGAAGATAGTTTAGTCATTGGAGATTTGTATTGTACTGGAAAACTGATGCTAAAAAGTAATGTGTACGGTTCTGTTTATACTAATCGTTTTTTTCTAAAAACAACTTCTTCTTCTTATGACAATATGATTAGTGATATTGAAATAAATACAAATAAACGTCCAGATTATTTTATTTCGATTCCATTGTTTAACACTCAAAAAACAGCTTATGGTGTTATCAAAAAGGTATTATAAGTTGCCCGCCAATTCTATATTAGAATCGGTTATTGCTTTAACAATTATTTCAATATGCCTGTATTTTGCTGTACTTATTTTTGCTTCAGTATACACTCCAAAAACCACAGCTAAATTTTACAGCACACAGAATCGGGTAAATGAGTTTTTTTATTTAAAAGAATTACAAAGTGATTCATTAGCTAACGAAAATGAAGATCAGAATCTTTTAATTGAAGAAGAAGACATTAATGATGACCTGAAAAAAATTTCAATTGATTATAAAGACAGCTTACAATTTAAGTTTAAAAAAAGTTTCTATGTTCAAAAAAATGCACAATAACAGCGTATCAGTTCCTGCATTTTCTATCACAGAAGCTGTTGTAGGAATGGCTATAACAGCTATTATTATGGGGATACTATTTGTCATTTTTTCGATAATTACGGGAAGAATGTTAGATTTTAAAAATCAAAATCAATTAGTTAATGATTTAAATCGATTAACCTATAGCTTAAACAAAGATATCTTTGAAAAAGAAAAAATGATCGTTTTACCAAATGAAATTTATTTTAATGGGTACGCGGGAGAAAAAATTCATTACCAGTTTTCAGACGATTATATTTTAAGAAACAGCGAGACTTTTGTAGACACTTTCCGAATCAGGTTGAACAAAATGGATATGGATACTGTAAAAAATAAATCGGGGCAGTTTGTTTTCCAAAAAATTAAATTAAATATAGAATCGAATGAAAAAAAATTGGATCTAAGATTTTACAAAAGATTGTATCCTAATGAATTATTAAAAAGCATACAAAAATAATGAGTCTTGATTTAAGTACATACAAAACACCAAAGTCTGAGAAAAAAGATTTTAAAATTGAAACTGACCTTTTTCAATTCACTAAAAAACTTTCTGACAAAAAAAAGGAGATTTTTTATAGAGAATTAGGCATGCTTTTAAAATCCGGTGTCGATTTTAAAAAAGCATTGGAAATTCTCAGCAACCAATCAGCTAATAAATTTGAAAAGGAAATTATTATTCAAATCAAAGAAAAAGTAATTGAGGGAAGAAGTATTTATGAATCAATGCGGGAAAGCAATCAATTCTCAGCTTATGAATATTACAGTATCCAAATTGGTGAAGAAACGAGGAAACTAGAAGATGTATTGGGAGAACTGCAAAAATATTTCAATCGAAAAATACAGATGAAAAGGCAGATTATTTCAGTAATGACCTACCCTGCTATCGTTATGCTGGTTACGATATTGGTACTTTATTTTATGCTGAATAAAGTGGTGCCGATGTTTAGCTCGGTCTTTAAACAATTTGGGAGTGAACTGCCAAAAAGCACTCAGATTATTTTAAAAATATCAAATCATTCGGGAATGCTGTTTTCTATTGTAACTGGAATTATAATTGGTCTTGCAGTGCTTCATATACTGTTAAAAGAAAAGGAAAGTTATCGTGCATTCACTTCACAAATGGTTTTAAAAATACCCTATTTCGGAAATCTGATTCGTAAAATTTACATTTCCCGTTTTTGCCAAGCCATGAATTTATTAATAACTTCAAGAACAACACTTATCAATTCATTGTCTTTAACTGCAAAAATGATAAGTTTTTATCCTATTGAAGCTGCTATTTATCAAATAAAAGAAGACATTACAAGGGGAGCGTCCTTAAATGAAAGTTTAAAAAAACACGCTGTATTTGAAAACAAAATGGTTTCAATGGTTGAAGTAGCTGAACAAGTAAACCAATTGGAAATTATGTTTGAAAGATTAACGGAACAATATAATGAAGAAATAAGCCATCAAACCAAGATGATTGGAGTCATTTTAGAGCCCATGATTATTATTGTAATTGGAGCAATTGTAGGTGTAATTATGGTTTCTATGTATGCCCCAATGTTTGACTTAAGTAAAATAATAAATAAATAGTAATTTATTGGATTCAATTTGTATTTTTGCGCAGTTAATTAATATTTTTTAACAAAAAAAACAACACATGCATGTTTAATAACGTCAGAAAAAGTTATAAAAATTTTAGAAACCTAACAGTAAAGGCCTATTCATTGACTGAAATTTTAATAGTTCTTTGTATTATAGGAATACTCCTACTTATGGTCTTGCCAAACCAAACTTCGGTAATTGGTCAAGCTAAAGCAATTGAAGCACAAGCAATGCTTAATCAAGTTTATGGCTTAGAAAAGAGCTATTTTTATAGACATTCTAAATACTCCGGCAATTTAGAAGAAATTGGTTTTGAACAAGAAAAAACTGTTGATGAAGGCGGGCAGGCTGTTTATAAAATTGAAATCCTTGAGGCTTCAAATGATTCCTTTTCTGCCAGAGCCACTGCAGTCTCTGATTTAGATAGTGACGGAAGTTTTAATACTTGGGAAATTGACAGCAAAAAATTACTAACCGAGGTAACAAAAGAATAAATTGAGAATAGCATCAGCAATTTTATTAATCACTTTAGTAATTATTTTTATTCAGGACTGGAAATACAGAAAAATACACATAATCCTTCCTTTAATAATTTTCATTACATCCTATTTGATGATTGCTGTGAAAAAATACAGCTTATTAGAAATAGTGCTTTTTAATGTCTTGTTCTTTTTAGTCACACTATCTATCTTGACAATTTACATGAGCTTAAAATCAAAAAAAAATCTAAATCCGTTCCTGCATTATTTTGGATTAGGTGATTTTCTTTTTTACATTGCAATTACGCCGTTATTTTTACTTCGCAACTATGTTTTATTTTTTATTCTATCACTACTTTTCGCAATTAGTATGCAATTTGGGTTAAAAAAATTCATAAAGGAACAGACTGTTCCCTTAGCTGGAT of Flavobacterium marginilacus contains these proteins:
- a CDS encoding type IV pilin protein — its product is MTEILIVLCIIGILLLMVLPNQTSVIGQAKAIEAQAMLNQVYGLEKSYFYRHSKYSGNLEEIGFEQEKTVDEGGQAVYKIEILEASNDSFSARATAVSDLDSDGSFNTWEIDSKKLLTEVTKE
- a CDS encoding toxin-antitoxin system YwqK family antitoxin — protein: MKTTIFPRLIIFFSTFILVSFTDPYTIKRISDKDFRYEFYTTNKKINPNENKTYYWFKGGLIHSSQAGMAGELLHDKFTKMYHSNQLAEQGEFKNGLRVGEWKTWHPNGVLSSTQTWKSGLRSGKYFSYNENGVMVENGKYSSDLKTGKWTNAETKQIITYKKGIIIKKRPNYTKSEKYLLKQESIKLEKNEIDQKELEIASDAVKLAAYKSKAKEEKEKAKEKAKKDKEAEALVRKAEREKQKEVKKKSKNEPKKDSKIEAFFKKLFKRKNKTAK
- a CDS encoding PulJ/GspJ family protein, producing MHNNSVSVPAFSITEAVVGMAITAIIMGILFVIFSIITGRMLDFKNQNQLVNDLNRLTYSLNKDIFEKEKMIVLPNEIYFNGYAGEKIHYQFSDDYILRNSETFVDTFRIRLNKMDMDTVKNKSGQFVFQKIKLNIESNEKKLDLRFYKRLYPNELLKSIQK
- a CDS encoding type II secretion system F family protein; its protein translation is MSLDLSTYKTPKSEKKDFKIETDLFQFTKKLSDKKKEIFYRELGMLLKSGVDFKKALEILSNQSANKFEKEIIIQIKEKVIEGRSIYESMRESNQFSAYEYYSIQIGEETRKLEDVLGELQKYFNRKIQMKRQIISVMTYPAIVMLVTILVLYFMLNKVVPMFSSVFKQFGSELPKSTQIILKISNHSGMLFSIVTGIIIGLAVLHILLKEKESYRAFTSQMVLKIPYFGNLIRKIYISRFCQAMNLLITSRTTLINSLSLTAKMISFYPIEAAIYQIKEDITRGASLNESLKKHAVFENKMVSMVEVAEQVNQLEIMFERLTEQYNEEISHQTKMIGVILEPMIIIVIGAIVGVIMVSMYAPMFDLSKIINK